The sequence below is a genomic window from Draconibacterium halophilum.
CATCATCTTCGTTGCTTGGTACCACCGGATATTTATCTTTTATTTCATGGGGCGAGTTATCGGTTAAAAAGGAGTGCATGGTAAATTCCAGCAGGTCAAAATCGTTGTAGTCATTTCCCAGCCCCATCGTTTCTTCTTGCGTAATTCCCAATTGTTTACAAATTTCGTTCACCCCGTTTCCTTTCGATACGGAATGGTGAAAAACCTCGATCCAGATATACCCGGGAGTAATTGGCGACGATGCACGGATAACTCTAATCTCGGGGCACAAAGCTTCGATATCTGCTTTCAGGTGTTTAAACCGTTCTTCATCTTGTTTAATAATGACCAGAAACTGGCATAATTCGCCGTTTGGCAAAGCCTTGGTTTTTAGTTGCTCTGCATACGCTACATTAAATTTAAAGTAACGTTCAAACTCTTCGCAATCGTCCTTCCCGCGGTAATAATAGTGTTTATGATTATCGGGAACCGGATAAAAAGCATGAAAATTTACATCGCGTTGAATAAAATGATTAAGCAGCTTTTGGGCCGACGACACTTTTATATTCTGATTGGCAATAAGTTGCTTTTTCTGCCAGTTGTAAACGCCGGCGCCCGAAGAAAACACCACAAAATCGAAAGGCAAATCGGGCTGCAGTACATCTTTTACTTTCTGCAAATTCCGCCCCGTTGCTGCAACACGAACAATCTGTTTATCACCCAGTTTATGCAAAGCATCAATATTTGCCTGACTAATTGTCCGGTCATTTTTCAGAAACGTACCATCCAAATCGGTTGCAACAAGTTTTATATTTTTCATTTTCATAAATTAGTCCGATAAAATTAGATAAAAATCAATTATTTAATCATTCGTAGCTTTAAATTACCGT
It includes:
- a CDS encoding HAD-IIB family hydrolase, which gives rise to MKNIKLVATDLDGTFLKNDRTISQANIDALHKLGDKQIVRVAATGRNLQKVKDVLQPDLPFDFVVFSSGAGVYNWQKKQLIANQNIKVSSAQKLLNHFIQRDVNFHAFYPVPDNHKHYYYRGKDDCEEFERYFKFNVAYAEQLKTKALPNGELCQFLVIIKQDEERFKHLKADIEALCPEIRVIRASSPITPGYIWIEVFHHSVSKGNGVNEICKQLGITQEETMGLGNDYNDFDLLEFTMHSFLTDNSPHEIKDKYPVVPSNEDDAFAFSVQSLF